A region from the Clostridia bacterium genome encodes:
- a CDS encoding TFIIB-type zinc ribbon-containing protein: MGIEQDYDDIIENKDIICPNCGSSEVVLTSYEDDLYLCTDCGQVFDAKIQKDDDF, from the coding sequence ATGGGAATAGAACAGGATTATGATGACATAATTGAAAATAAGGATATTATTTGTCCTAATTGCGGCTCATCCGAAGTAGTGTTAACCTCATATGAAGATGACTTGTATCTGTGTACAGATTGCGGTCAGGTTTTTGATGCTAAGATACAAAAAGATGATGATTTTTAA
- a CDS encoding YwaF family protein, which translates to MNLNNILSIDFKEIGYFSFQHLVTLFLLFAVIVVMLCISNRFFPKSTLLQIRILCIIAWIAEATKILVTYAIGDLSWKNGLPIYFCSLFLYSSIFAGFSKKPALKLIGNSSLMSGVVAGFFGMLYSPALKYYPVYHFLGIHTLVFHAVMIYCGLLVLTTEHYIPKIKDILYSTILLLSLTVAAIIANKAFDANYMFIEVPLAGAPTYIIVQIFGELLYSPVVVLGQLFLPFLIMFGLYKLVTNFQRKRTSQKAHAENV; encoded by the coding sequence GTGAATTTGAATAATATTCTTTCTATTGATTTTAAAGAAATTGGATATTTTTCCTTTCAGCATCTTGTTACACTTTTTCTTTTGTTTGCAGTTATTGTTGTCATGCTATGTATAAGCAACAGGTTTTTCCCAAAATCTACACTGTTGCAAATAAGAATATTATGTATAATTGCATGGATAGCAGAAGCAACTAAGATTTTGGTTACCTATGCGATCGGAGATCTTTCATGGAAAAATGGACTTCCGATTTATTTTTGCAGTTTGTTTTTGTATTCTTCAATATTTGCAGGATTTTCAAAAAAGCCTGCCCTCAAACTTATAGGTAATTCTAGCTTGATGAGCGGAGTAGTTGCTGGATTTTTTGGAATGCTCTATTCTCCCGCGTTGAAATATTATCCTGTTTATCACTTTTTGGGGATACATACCCTTGTATTCCATGCAGTAATGATTTATTGCGGATTGTTGGTATTGACAACAGAACATTATATTCCAAAGATAAAGGATATTCTTTATTCTACTATTTTGTTATTGTCATTAACGGTAGCTGCAATCATAGCCAATAAAGCTTTTGATGCCAATTATATGTTTATAGAAGTGCCTTTGGCTGGTGCTCCGACTTATATCATAGTTCAGATTTTTGGCGAATTACTATACTCTCCCGTAGTGGTACTTGGTCAATTATTCTTGCCGTTCTTAATAATGTTTGGACTTTATAAATTAGTAACTAATTTTCAAAGAAAACGCACTTCACAAAAAGCTCACGCTGAAAATGTCTAA